From the genome of Peptoniphilus sp. ING2-D1G:
AGGCAGATATCTGATAAGAGATGGCAACTATAAAGATGGATTAAACGACATAAGATATGTAATAGGCAAGGCTACAGAAACAAATAATCAAGATTATATACTCGACGGATACAAACAATTTATATTCTACAATATACAAACCAACAATCCTAAAGAAATGATTGAATATATAGAACTTGCTTTGGATTTGGCGGTTAAATGCAACTATCACAAAGAAATAGGCATACTCTTAAGACTTAAAGGCCTTTACAACATGATGATCGGAAACTACTACACAGCTGAACAACTGCTCAACGAATCTATAAACACTTTGACGGTTACAAAGGAAGTGGCGAACAAATACTCAATAAATATAGCCGCAGCCTATAACTATATAGGAGAATTAAGAAATGCTTCGGGAAAATATGAAGAAGCTATTGAAATGTTTAAATCGGCAATAAAATTATCGGAGGATAAAAATGCCCTGTCCTCTCTTTCAATATTCTATATAAATATGGGAAAATCTTATTTTTCTTTAAATGATCTTGAAAATTCAAAAAAATATTTCAATTCAGCTTACAACCTTTACGGGCAATTCGACTCTTTTTGGAAAAGAGCAGTACTTGACTCCTACATGGCTCTTACGGAATTAAGACTTGAAAATTACGAAGACTCTTTGAAATATATAACAAATGCATTAAGCATGGTAAACACCATGAAAGACCCAAGAGATTTAGGTGCTGTGAATTTTGCAATGTACTATATATCAAAATTTGCAGATGAAAATAAAGAAAAAGGATCTATTTTCAAAGAAATACTTACAGACAGCACTTTACATTATAAGAAAGAAGCGATAAAATATTTAGATAAGCATAGAGATGTTTTTGAGCTTAACATCTTAAATGCTTAAAAAAATATTTAGGGGAGCAGGCGCTGAGAGGAATTAATATTCGACCCTTTAAGCTGATCCGGATAATGCCGGCGTAGCGAATGTCTTCTCACCTATTCTTTGAAAGGTGATTTTATGAACAAAACTAAAGCTTTAACTCAAGCGGGAATAATGATTGCACTATCACAAATCCTGTCCTATGTGAAATTTGTCGAAATGCCACAAGGCGGATCTGTTACAGTTGCAAGCATGGTTCCCGTAATTTTTTACAGTTTATTGTGGGGACCTAAGTACGGTATACTTGCATGTACTGTCTACGGATTCTTACAATTTGCCTTAGGCGGAGTAATGTTACATCCTATGTCCATACTCATAGACTACATTTTGGCCTTCGGTCTACTGGGAATTGCTGGATTCTTTAATAAAAGCTTTAAGAGTGCGCTTTTCGGCACTACTTTAGCAATACTTTTAAGATATCTGATGCACTTCATAAGCGGCGTAACATTATTTTATATGTACGCTCCTGAAGGTCAACCTGTGTGGCTCTACTCTTTGGTTTACAACAGCTTCATGCTTGTTGAACTTGTAATATCGCTTCCTCCTATAGCATTTTTATACAAGAGAGTAATAGAAAAAGGACTTGTGGATACTAAATAAAAGGCATATTTATGCTATAAACGGCATGAATATTAAAGAAGAGATACAAAGCATCTCTTCTTTAATATTCACAAGTCTTTAACTTTATTATCACAACTTTCTATGATAATATTAGTTAGAGGTGAGAATATGAAAAAATTAATTCTTATGCTTGTTTTAACCGCTATGACGCTGACTGCTTGCGGGCAAAAAAACAATGAAAACAATATGGATAATATAGAAAAGACAAATAATGTAGCTAATGTGGAAAATGAAAGTATAAATTTAAATGACAAAGAAAAAATTGACAATCAAACAGACGCTTCCTTCGACGAATTTACAGGTTCAATTGATAACTTCAACGCTATTTTAAAAATCACACCCTTTACAAATGCAGACTTGGAGGATGTAAAAAATGAATTCGGTGAAAATAGTGACGAATACCTGTGTCTTCAAGATGACCGACCTCTATATAAGCTTGAAACTTATCTGAATTATACAGGAGATACCGTTGAGGGAATCCAAGATGTAGATGAAATAAAATATACAATTACCATAGACGGAGAAGATATTACAAGCGAATTTTTCGGCAACAGACAAGTAATGGAGTCGCTCCTTTCAAAAAGAAATTTAAGCCACGGAAAATACTATTATAAAGATTCCGAAAGGTCTCAAGCTCCCACTGACAGCAGTGAAATACTTCTAAAAAGCGAAGGTAACGCCATAGATGTACTTAATTTCGAAATAAAATTAAATAAAGCAAATTAAAAAACTCTGCCTTTGCAGAGTGTAAATTATCACAAATATAAAAAGATGTTGGGAAATCCCAACATCTTTTTAATTTAAATTAACTACATAATAGTTTGGGCAGCTGTAACAATCGCCAAGTAATATACTTCTTCAGCTGTAGTTCCCCTTGACAGGTCATTTACAGGAGCGTTTAATCCTTGAAGAATAGGTCCTATAGCCTTGAATCCTCCAAATCTTTGAGCAAGTTTGTATCCGATGTTGCCCGCTTCAATAGAGGGGAATATAAATACATTTGCCTGTCCTGCTACAGGACTGTTAGGAGCTTTGATTTTTGCTACTTCAGGTACAAAGGCGGCGTCAAATTGAAACTCTCCGTCAACTTTCATGCTGGGATCAAGCTCTTTAGCTATCTTAACCGCATCAGCAACTTTATCTACAAGCGGATGGGACGCTGAGCCCTTTGTCGAGAAGGAAAGAAGTGCCACTTTGGGATTCATGCCGAATCGCTTTGCCATTTCATTTGAAAGAACCGCAACCTCAGCCAATCCTTGTGCGTCCAGTTCAATGTTAATAGCGCAGTCGGCCATTAAGTAGGTTTCTTCTCCTCTGATCATCAAGAAAGCACCGCTTGTCCTTTTATAACCTTCTCTGGTCTTTATTATTTGAAGCGCAGGTCTTACGGTATCTCCTGTTGTATGAGCGGCACCTGATACCATGCCTTGTGCTTTGCCCGTATATACAAGCATCGTTCCGAAATAGTTTTCGTCATAGATCAATTTTTCTGCTTTTTCGCGATCTAATTTGCCCTTTCTTCTTTCCATCAACTGTTCAATCAGTTCTTCAATTTCTTCATATTCGCGAGGATCTATATAGTTGAACTCTTCTAAATTGTATCCCAATTTATGTGCAGTATATTCAACTTGTTTTCTAGGTCCTAAAATAATCGGATTAAGCAACTCTTCATCTTGAATTTGTTTAACTGCTGTAAGAACTCTCACATCGTATCCCTCCGGGAATACTATTGTAGGTTTTATCTTTGTAATTTTACCTCTCAAAACTTTTAATAAATCCATAATTGCCTCCTTAAGCATTACTACATTTAATTATATATTAAAAATAAATGAAAAAATATATTTTCAAATTAATTTTTATCTACAATATAATAATATAAAACACCGTCTTCATTTTTGTCATAAAAATCCACTTTGCCCAAAGTTCTTAAATGTTCCAGGTGGGCATGAGCTTCTCCCACCGCAAACCATTTTTGAGAATCCGGAAATTCCGACCAGTCCTTAGCAGTAATATCCCACTTCATTTTAATGGTTACATCTCTTACGGTTAAAGGCCCATCTTCCAATGCCCTATACGCTTCAGCAAGTCTCTTTTCATGATGTGCATACATTTCTTCTATTCTTGCATTTGCGTCCTTGACCAGTTCTCTATGGGAACCAAATAAATGCTTTATGTTTAAATTCTTTACAACTTCTAAATTCTTTAAGTATTTTCCTAAACTGTCTCCAAAATCAAAACCCCAAAATTGTATATTCGATGTGATTTTAAACAAGATGTGGTCTCCACAGAAGAATATACTCTTTTCCTTATCATATAATCCGCACATGCCCGGAGTATGTCCCGATAGAGATATGACCTCAAAATTAAAATCTCCTATTTGTATTTTATCTCCGGGGAATTTAGGTTCATATTCAAAGGAGCCTCCGGTTCTGTACTTGTAACCGGGGTGATCTTTAATATCTAAATTGTCCACTCCCAACCCTTCAATATGTGCAAAACTTTGAATTTTTTCCCAATATTTCCCCTTTTGTTTACTCAAGTCATCCATCAGCTGTGCATCCACTTCCGGCATGTATATCTTCGCCCCTCTTTCATAGAAAAATTTGGCAAGCCCTGCGTGATCTGAATGGAGATGAGTTATATAGAGTATGGATTTTTTTAAATCTATATCAAGATATTTGATATAGTTCTCAGTGTATTCCATAACCTCTTGTGTATTAAATCCTGTATCTATTATTAAGCTTTCATCGCCGTTTTTTATGATAAAAATATTTATTGACTTAAGGGGATTTCCTCTTAAGGGAATAATAACTCTAAAAACATCTTTATATACTTCTTTTATATTATTGTTCATCTTTCGCCTCCGTTTATATTTTAACCCATTACTCTTTCTTTTAAAACTCTAAAATTGATTTATTTCTTCTTAAGAGTTATCATATAAAAAAGAGGTGATTGAATGAAGCGAGCCTTTTTGTTTGTAATGGTTATTTTTTTCTTAATTCCAATAAAAACATCGGCTTCATCTTACACGGATGTAGATGGACATTGGGCGGAGGAATATATAAACTACATAAACGAAAAAAATTTTATTGAAGGTTTTGGAGATAATACTTTTAGACCTGATGAAACTCTCAAAAAATCTCAAATATACAAAATAATAAACAGACTTTTTAACTTTACTGAAAAAAGCAATACTTATTTCAAATACATAAATGAAGATAATTGGTTTTTAAATGAACTTCAAATCGCAATAGAAGCAGGTTACATAGATGAAGATATATATTTTAAAGACGCTCCCATAAAAAGGATTGACTTTATTGACATTATAGGGTACCTGTACGGACTTGAAGATAATTCAGATAACTACAAATATTTCACCGATATAGAAAATCTTAAAAAGGATTCAAAAAAATATGTAGGAGCTCTTTTAAAGGACGGTATACTTGAGGGTTTCAGTGATTTTAAACTCTTGCCGGAATCCACACTTTCAAGAGCTCAGGCTGCAAAAATCATAGCGATATGCGAACAAAAATATGGAAGAATTCCAAATATATCTAAGACACCTACAAACTCAATAAAAAATCCCGATGAAAATCAAGACCCTGAAATTCTTCAATTGAAAAATAGACTGCTGAATTTGACAAGTGAAGTAAACAGCATAAATTTATCCGAATTCACCAATGAGTCCGCTATAGAATTGAACAGAGCTGTTATGCAGGCAAACAACCTTTTGTTAAGATCCGATAATATTCCAAAGAATGAAATAATAAGAGCTATTGAAGATATTGAAAAGGCTAAAAGACTCTTGGTGCACAAGGTTGAAAATGCACATCTCTATGTAGAAATCACCGACGAAAGAGGATTTCCCGTCGATGCGGATCTCTATATAAACAATGAAAGTTTTAGAAACGGCGACACATTAAAAAAGGGCAGATATCTTTTAAAAGTAGTTGCAAGAGACGGCAGTTCACAATCCACCTATGTAAATATGGGCGAACAGGATAAAAGGGTTGAAATAGTATTGGAATACAGAAGCAACGAAAAAATAACCCTGTCTCTTGGGGACCATCTATATAGTGACAAGTATGAATACTACACAAATGAAAGAGTTAAAATAACGATTCAAACTCCTCCCGGATATGAATTAAAAAATCTCTTAGTCAACGGAAATCCCAAAAAACTTTTAAGCAACGAATACATATTTATCATAAAAGAAAATACTCGAATCGAAGCGGTATTCATTCCTATTGTGTCCATATGAATATACAAAAGATAAAACACATAAAAACTCAAATTTTTGGGATTTTATGTGTTTTATCTTTTGTATAATGATTTACTTTTATTTAGAATAATGCAATAAAATATTTTAATTTCTTCATATTCTATACAAATTTATTTTTAATATTATCTTCTATAGTTTTAATTACCTTTAAAAATTCCTCATCACTCTTCCCCGTGGGATCATCTAAACCCCAATCTTCCGTATATTCATAAGGGATTATAGGACACTGTACATTACATCCCATGGTGATTACCGTATCTACTTCCGGAATATCATCTATTGTTTTGGAATATTGTGTTTCTTCCATATCTATACCATAGACTTCCTTTATTATACGGACCGCATCTTGATTTATTTGAGGTTTTGTCTGAGTGCCCGCTGAATAAAATTCATATTTGTCCAAAGCGTATTTTTTGCCCAAAGCTTCCGCTATCTGACTGCGACAGGAATTATGCACGCAAATAAAAGCTACTTTCTTTTTTTCCGTCATATTAATCCTCGCCTTTCTTTAAAATATTTACAATTTCTTGTTTTTTCAGTACCTTGCCGTAACTTACAACTTTTCCCTCAATAACAAGAGCCGGAGTACTCATCACTCCATAGGATGCAATTTGAGAAAAATCAGTTATATGATCAATTAAAGGTTCATATCCCAAATCGATCAAAGCTTCCTTTGCCGCTTTTTCCAAGGCGTTGCATTTTGCACAACCTGACCCTAAAACTTTTACATCAAGACCTTTATTGGTACCTATATTGTTTTTTCCCGGTTTAGCTCCAGATTTTTCATTGTTTCGGAGGTCCATTTTTAGACTTTCTCTCCTTTTATTTTTAAATATCGACATTTTAAATTTCTCCTAAATCAACAAATATTCAAACATATTAAAAAAATATCCAACTGAAATTATTCCAACTATGCAAATAACTATAAAAAGTATGAGCAGTTTAGGTTTAATCGCTCTTCTAAGCATTATTAGAGAGGGCAACGACAGTGTGGTGACAGCCATCATAAAACTCAATACCGTACCAAGTAAAGCCCCTTTTCCCAATAGAGCTTCTGCTATGGGAATTGCACCGAAAATATCGCCATACATGGGCGCCCCTATAAATGTAGCTAAAACTACACCCAAGGAATTATTTCCTCCCAATATGTTTTCTATAAAACTTTCAGGAATCCAATTATGGATAAAAGCTCCTATCCCAACTCCAACTAAAATATAGGGCAATACTTTTTTTAACGTTTCATAAACTTGTTCCTTTGCGAAATTAAGTCTTTCTTCAACGCTTAAGGATTGTTCTTCGATTTCCACACCATTGGCATTGAGAATAAAATCTTCAACATACTCATACATATCCATTTTTTCAATTATTATTCCTCCAACAACAGCAATGATCAGTCCCATGATCACATACACAACTGCAATTTTCGATCCGAAAATACTCATCAAAAGGACAAGACTTCCCAAATCTACCATGGGTGAAGATATTAAGAAGGAAAATGTCACTCCTATGGGTAAACCTGCACCTGTAAACCCCATAAACAGCGGAATGGATGAGCAGGAACAAAAGGGTGTGACAGTGCCTAACAAAGCAGCCGCTACATTTCCCCAAATTCCTTTAAATTTTCCCATAATCTTTTTACTTCTTTCGGGGGGAAAGAAGCTTTGTACATAGGAAATAATAAAAATCAAAAAACACAGAAGAACTACAATCTTTATGACATCATATATGAAAAATTGAAGAGCGGCTCCCGTTTTGCTGCTTGTGTCAATACTTATTTGTTCCAATAATTTGCCCACTAAATCACTGAGCCATTTCATGCCAAGTATCTGTTTTTGTATAAAATCCCAAATCATTACTGAATTTCTCCGATTTCATCACAACACAAATTCTTTATATATTTTTCAAATTCCTTCAAAGTCTCCATGTTAATGGAATAATGGTTCCATTTGCCATCTCTTCTGGTATCAACTAAACCACATTCATTTAAGACTTTCATGTGATGGGACAATGTGGGTTGAGTAATTTGAAAGTGTTCCAATAAATTACATGCGCATTTTTCATTGCACTTAGAAAGGATTTCAATTATTTGCAGACGATTGGAATCACCTAAAGCCTTGCATATTAAAGCTACATCTATAGAATTCATATATCCTTCTCCTCACATAGATAAATATCTATATGAAGATTACTACTTACATAGATGATTGTCAATATATTTTTTATTTTTAATAAAAAATTTTATCTTCGCCTTTGTTTTTGTTTACGAACTACCTTTACAAGAATATGATCGATTTACATAAAATTTTTAATTAACTCAAGTAAGGAGATTTCCATTTACAAAACTTTATAGGCTCAAAAAAAGTATCAGTTCATAGGTGGACTGATACTCAAGTTATTTTTAGTTGATGGATAAAATATTTTTTTATTTATTTTTTATCTTTTCCGCAATTAATTTATTTACTATCTGAGGATTTGCCTTTCCTCTTGATTCTTTCATTACAAGTCCGACCAAAAATCCGAGAACTCTGGTTTTTCCCGCGTTATAATCTTCTATCGATTTGGGATTTGTAGCTATGATTCTATCTACTATTTTTTCTATTTCCGTTGTGTCTGTTATTTGTGATAATCCTTGTTCTTTTATGATGTCCAAAGGTTTTTTTGATGTTTCGAACATTTTCTTTAACACTTTTTTTCCTGAGTTGTTGTTTATATCTTCTGATTTTATTGCCTTTAACAGAGCTGTAAAATCTTTCGAGCTAAAGGGAATTTCAAATTCTTCCGTATCTTCAACTCTTCTTAAGACTTCTGTCATTATCCAATTTGAAATCATATTGTAGTCATCAAAGTTTTGTACTACTTCTTCATAGAAAACCGACAGTTTTTTAGAAGATGTCAAAATTTTTGAATCATATTCGGGAATCGAGTATTCTTCCTGAAATCTCTTCGCCTTTTTATCGGGAAGCTCAGGCATTTTTGATTTTATTTCTTCAATTCTTTCTTCGTCTATGACTACCTGGGGTAAATCTCCTTCGGGGGCAAATCTGTAATCAGCAACGGTATACTTTACTCTCATCAAAATTGTTTCATTGTTTACATCGTCCCATCTTCTTGTGGTCCTGATTTCCTGTTCTCCTTTTTCGAGAAGTTCAATATGTCTTTTTGTTTCAAATTCTATGGCTTTTTCTACTCCTCTGAAGGAATTTAGGTTCTTGACTTCTGTAACTGCAGTTTTTATTCCCTTTTCTTCATCTATGACATTTACATTTACATCGCATCTCAAGGAACCTTCTTCCATTTTACAATCAGATATCCCGAGGTATGTCAATGTGCTTTTAAGTTTTTCCAAAAACAATCTGGCTTCTTTTCCCGAATTCATGTCGGGTTTTGATACTATTTCAATGAGCGGCACACCGCATCTGTTGTAGTCCATTAATGTTTCGCCCATATCCGTATGCAAAGACTTGGCCGTGTCTTCTTCCATTTGGATTTTATAGATGCCTATCTTTTTTTCTCCGAATTCACCTTCTATTTCAAGATAACCTTCAGTGCAAATCGGCATATCATCTTGAGTTACTTGGTAGCCCTTCGTAAGATCCGGATAAAAGTAATTTTTCCTGTCAAATTTTGAAATATGTTCAATATTACAGTTAAGGGCAAGTCCTGCCATAATGGTGTAATTTACCATATTTTCATTTAAAACCGGCATTCCTCCCGGAAGTGCGAGACATACCGGACACACTCTGGTGTTGGGCTCTCCTCCGAATTCATTTTTGCAAGAGCAGAAAGCTTTTGTTTGAGTGGATAATTCAACGTGGATTTCCAATCCGACTATTGTTTTATATGACATTACTTCACACTCCTTTCAAATCCCAAGGCGGCCTTTATCATTTCGTGATCCTTAAATCTATTTGCCGTGAGTTCAATTCCCACTGACAATCCGTCCACCTTAGGCATGGGTATGCTCATGGAAGGACATCCCGCCATGTTTGCAGGTATGGTAAACAAATCGGCTTTATACATTTCCACAGGGCTTATTTCTTCATCTATTTCGGGAGGCAGTATGGGAGATGTCGGACATAAAATAATCCCGTCCTTTCCGAGGGCATTTTCCATCTCGGTCTTTATTCTATTTCTGACTTTTAATGCCTTGTAGTAATAATCTTTTGCAAATTCCAAGCTCAAAATATGAGTTCCAATCATTATTCTTCTCTTTACTTCATCTCCAAAGCCTTCAGCCCTGGACTTTTTAAACATTTCTTCATAAGTCTCATATTCATCGGTTCTATGGCCATATCTAAGCCCGTCAAATCTCGCCATATTCGGCGCAATTTCTCCATTTGTAAGTATGTGATAGGTTTCTATTACATATTTAAGAGAGTCCATGGGCACAATTTCTATTTTAGCTCCCTT
Proteins encoded in this window:
- the gatB gene encoding Aspartyl/glutamyl-tRNA(Asn/Gln) amidotransferase subunit B (Allows the formation of correctly charged Asn-tRNA(Asn) or Gln-tRNA(Gln) through the transamidation of misacylated Asp-tRNA(Asn) or Glu-tRNA(Gln) in organisms which lack either or both of asparaginyl-tRNA or glutaminyl-tRNA synthetases. The reaction takes place in the presence of glutamine and ATP through an activated phospho-Asp-tRNA(Asn) or phospho-Glu-tRNA(Gln); High confidence in function and specificity); translation: MSYKTIVGLEIHVELSTQTKAFCSCKNEFGGEPNTRVCPVCLALPGGMPVLNENMVNYTIMAGLALNCNIEHISKFDRKNYFYPDLTKGYQVTQDDMPICTEGYLEIEGEFGEKKIGIYKIQMEEDTAKSLHTDMGETLMDYNRCGVPLIEIVSKPDMNSGKEARLFLEKLKSTLTYLGISDCKMEEGSLRCDVNVNVIDEEKGIKTAVTEVKNLNSFRGVEKAIEFETKRHIELLEKGEQEIRTTRRWDDVNNETILMRVKYTVADYRFAPEGDLPQVVIDEERIEEIKSKMPELPDKKAKRFQEEYSIPEYDSKILTSSKKLSVFYEEVVQNFDDYNMISNWIMTEVLRRVEDTEEFEIPFSSKDFTALLKAIKSEDINNNSGKKVLKKMFETSKKPLDIIKEQGLSQITDTTEIEKIVDRIIATNPKSIEDYNAGKTRVLGFLVGLVMKESRGKANPQIVNKLIAEKIKNK